A stretch of DNA from Calditrichota bacterium:
TTTAAATTGTGCTAAACGGTGATCGTGTGCAATAATTTCAGTTGGGCAAACAAATGTAAAATCCATAGGCCAGAAAAACAGAGCAACAGGTTTTCCGCGCAAATCCGATAATTTGAAATCTTCAACAATTGTGTTGTTTGGCAATACTGCAGGGGCTGTAAAATCCGGGGCTTCTTTGGCTGTTAATACGCTCATTTAAATTCCTTTTGTTAAAACTATAGTTTTAGTTAATATTGATTTTCATTATTAAATGCTTTCAGCTAAAAAAGGTAACAAGTGATTTAAATTTAATCAATACAATTAAAGACTTTTTTGTCTAAAAATTTTTAAAACAATTTTTCTCTTCAATCCACAAGCAAGGAGAACAATATTTTGAGGATTAAATCTTTACATTACTACCCCATAAAATCATGCGCCGGGATTGAATTAACCTCGGCCAATCTTTCAAATCGCGGTATTGAAAACGATCGTATATTTATGGTGGTAGATAACAACAATAATTTTATATCACAGCGTGAAAATCACAAATTGGCATTGATCCAGGCTAAAGTATTTCAAAACAATCTTTCTTTAGAAGCACCGGGCATGCCTCCTTTTTCAATTGTCTTTTCAGATATTGGCAACAATGAACAGGTTATGGTTTGGCGAGACCAGTGCCAGGCTATCGATCAGGGAAGAAAGGCAACTGATTGGTTTTCTGAATATTTAGGATCTCCATGTAAACTGGTAATGATGGAAAAATTGTTTCAAAGAAAATTAGACCCGGGTTATGCATTTGCAGAAAATAACCAAACCGGTTTTGCCGATGGTTATCCATTTTTGCTTATCTCGCAAGAATCATTAAATGATTTAAACAGTCGCTTAAAAATATCAATTCCGATGAACCGCTTCCGTCCAAATATTGTTGTTGAAGGATGCCGCCCATATGAAGAAGATAGCTGGCAAAAAATAAAAATTGGGGACATCGTTTTAGAAGTTGTTAAACCATGTGTGCGTTGTGCTATCACAACAATTGATCAATCTTCACTGGCTACCTCCAAAGAGCCGCTTGCTACACTGGCCACTTATCGCATTTCTCCGTTGGGTGGTGTTATCTTTGGCCAAAACTTAATTCATCATAATAATGGCAGATTGAATGTTGGCGATAAAGTTGACATTATGGAAAAAAAGTAGAACAGAAACTCAGGGATTTTATCACCTCCACACCAAATAGTTTCTAATCCATTTACAAACTGCTTGTACTCGCAAAACTTACTTTGTACATTTAGTTAAAGACCCACCAAAACAAATCTGTGAAGTGCATTATGTTTAAAATTAATAAACAGGTACCGATTGAAGATTTACTGTCACGCCAAATGAACTTATGGCAAAAATCCCACAAAAAATCTCAAGCAAAAAAGACAGGACTATATCCCAATATAACAATCTCCAGGGAAGTTGGGAGCCGCAGCGGTGAATTAATTGAACGTATTTCTGCGCGTTTAAAATGGAAAATTTATG
This window harbors:
- a CDS encoding MOSC domain-containing protein: MRIKSLHYYPIKSCAGIELTSANLSNRGIENDRIFMVVDNNNNFISQRENHKLALIQAKVFQNNLSLEAPGMPPFSIVFSDIGNNEQVMVWRDQCQAIDQGRKATDWFSEYLGSPCKLVMMEKLFQRKLDPGYAFAENNQTGFADGYPFLLISQESLNDLNSRLKISIPMNRFRPNIVVEGCRPYEEDSWQKIKIGDIVLEVVKPCVRCAITTIDQSSLATSKEPLATLATYRISPLGGVIFGQNLIHHNNGRLNVGDKVDIMEKK